The Spirochaetales bacterium genomic sequence GTGTGACAGTCATCGGCACGAATAATCTGTCGCTTGAAATCGTCAATATATTGATGCAGTTTGGATTTGTCAGAATCAACGTGATAGCATTACCGGATCAGGCCCCTTTTGAAAGAAATGACTTCCATATTCCGTACGGCGGCGTCAATATCGAACAGATACCAATCGACCGCTTGAGTGAATTAAAAACAGGACAACTCAATCAATTCGTTATCGTTCCCGCACTCCGGTATGACAGGGAATTTTTTTCCTCGATCAATGAGGTGTGTGTCAAAAACAATATCAAATGGATGCCGATGTACTGCGAAGAGGACAGGGCGTTTATCGGTCCGGCTATCGTTCCGCGAAAGACCGCGTGCTTCAAATGCATGGATCTTCGGTTGATTTCCAATATCGAAAACAAGAATGCCTATAACGCCTATATCGACTTTCTTGCAAAAAAGCGTAAAGAATATACGCAAATTGTTTCAAATTATCGGCTGACCGCAATTAATTTCATCTATGATTTTATCAAAGTGATTACGGGCTATAAATACGCCCGAACGTTCAACAATGTGATGTGCGTGAGTTTTTATGATAATGAAATATCCTTTAACAGTCTGTTGAAATTCCCAAAATGCCCCGTATGTTCCAATGTCGGCAGAAAAAATACGTATGATAATTATTCTTATATCACTCTATTATCGGCATTGAGTGAAGATTGATCGAAATATTTATAAAACAGGATATAACAGCATGTATAAAATACGGAACCTGAGTTCGGGTTATGGAAAAAATCTAGTAATTGAAAATCTCT encodes the following:
- a CDS encoding TOMM precursor leader peptide-binding protein, translated to MNEKYTLKKIDIIEMENNVIQIRQFGRIYLFELESEEYKKEFLKCLPLFDGNTDMESIKKRIALPAEEAQKIIDNFIQFQLIEKSDREISKTIPGDYLKFYENAFTVFDTSVFKTRDTCIESIYNTGVTVIGTNNLSLEIVNILMQFGFVRINVIALPDQAPFERNDFHIPYGGVNIEQIPIDRLSELKTGQLNQFVIVPALRYDREFFSSINEVCVKNNIKWMPMYCEEDRAFIGPAIVPRKTACFKCMDLRLISNIENKNAYNAYIDFLAKKRKEYTQIVSNYRLTAINFIYDFIKVITGYKYARTFNNVMCVSFYDNEISFNSLLKFPKCPVCSNVGRKNTYDNYSYITLLSALSED